One Fusarium poae strain DAOMC 252244 chromosome 4, whole genome shotgun sequence DNA window includes the following coding sequences:
- a CDS encoding hypothetical protein (BUSCO:3521at5125), with the protein MGIVSSKPDEGPALYLRDQNRLSISSLVVTNPRKRTSVNVVPNAFPATRVSVQKPLSDTSPIEFVQDPDTSNATAAPNFLVKLSNDDELIFSFTFVMRQAQLAQPTSPSDSAPTAVDTSISGLTYVYASNLKEVENLVTREFHADPNLHRNANVALVGDYSTGGSPSVSFEWTWKWKPPKPTEDKGGGWRNSCSFVEYDPRAHRLHTLASFSYFVAGTPASLSHPSSPSPPFLLASPPKIRVASSQSVDSRMTVPDVIDEPVSPLVPSAEMPLTPGLPYLKEAVKVDVACPKPGEESMVSDDGPVFRATLKALEQKTGNMRTQMKKVLKKAEHAHSCQNEANDAFLAFVDALREAASTNANAVQPALEHYFDKIAREILSYERQNTYNLQKIIIEPVTKLYQVDIKQAESKKRDFEEESKDYYAYVSRYLGQRQDSVKAKKLAEADSKYQNKRRNFELKRFDYSSFMQDLHGGRKEQEVLSQLTKFADYQTRGFMATAKKIEVLLPQLEALSNEVQEADKEYQYQRREREEKRRLLEKSNTPYKEPDQGSTASNMPISSASNGNTGNTSDSDLGRADSTGSQLNTGTVGIPSGVELSRSPGSLGQSSVGSPVAVSKFKGIRDLEERDNGPSVVTHRKEGLLWALNRPGGHVDPRNLNKQGWHKFWIVLDQGKLSEYSNWKQRLDLHMDPIDLRMASVREARNAERRFCFEVITPSFKRVYQATSEEDMNSWIMHINNALQSAMEGRSYQGKPTSSNGDSSMRRDIGSVLTGKTQSLSHGNHHSTSNSGIPSRRITVGARPSAIRTSSSGYDENPDRVLQMVRDNDQGNMWCADCGSGSKVEWVSINLGIILCIECSGIHRSLGTHISKVRSLTLDIKSFTIDIVELLLLIGNRVSNMIWEAKLDQSLRPTGQASREQRLRFITSKYVDRAFVEPISPTLSRYGTADETLLAGIKKNEIQQVLYALALKANPNTVDKMRGTHAVWLALAAADPAAPSPTPPHTASDSEAKAVPFPVAELLVQNGAEIPGTMPAFPLGRYAQLYVEQKRGRTLVGGGSSDAVPSLPANMSPAEKLQREKEARLQKRVSTGGRLARTAIPER; encoded by the exons ATGGGCATCGTCAGTAGCAAGCCCGACGAAGGGCCTGCTCTTTACTTGAGAGACCAGAACCGAT TGAGCATATCCTCCTTGGTGGTCACAAATCCGCGAAAGCGCACTTCCGTGAACGTTGTTCCCAATGCATTTCCTGCTACTAGAGTGTCGGTTCAGAAACCGCTCAGCGACACATCTCCTATAGAATTCGTTCAG GATCCCGATACTTCGAACGCAACGGCAGCACCGAATTTCCTCGTGAAGCTCAGTAATGACGACGAGCTTATATTTTCCTTCACATTTGTCATGCGTCAGGCACAGCTTGCGCAACCAACATCACCTTCCGACTCAGCACCTACCGCAGTCGATACGAGCATATCAGGACTTACCTATGTCTACGCCTCAAATCTCAAAGAAGTCGAGAACTTGGTGACCAGAGAGTTCCATGCAGACCCGAACCTTCACAGAAACGCCAATGTCGCACTGGTTGGCGATTATTCAACAGGAGGGAGCCCATCAGTATCATTTGAATGGACCTGGAAATGGAAGCCCCCGAAGCCGACAGAGGACAAGGGCGGTGGCTGGAGAAACTCGTGCAGC TTTGTCGAATATGACCCTCGCGCGCATCGACTGCACACATTGGCCAGTTTCTCTTACTTCGTTGCAG GCACGCCGGCATCTTTGAGCCACCCGAGCTCACCATCACCTCCTTTCCTTCTGGCGTCTCCGCCCAAAATTCGTGTCGCGTCGTCCCAATCAGTTGACTCTCGCATGACTGTTCCCGATGTGATTGACGAGCCCGTTTCACCTCTAGTTCCCTCGGCCGAGATGCCTCTTACACCCGGACTACCCTACCTCAAAGAAGCTGTTAAAGTGGATGTGGCTTGTCCTAAACCAGGCGAGGAGTCCATGGTTAGTGACGATGGCCCTGTGTTCAGAGCTACTCTTAAGGCCTTGGAGCAAAAGACAGGCAATATGAGGacacagatgaagaaggttTTAAAGAAAGCAGAACATGCGCACTCTTGCCAGAACGAAGCCAACGatgccttccttgcctttgtCGATGCGCTACGAGAAGCGGCGTCGACCAATGCCAACGCAGTGCAGCCAGCTTTGGAACATTATTTCGATAAAATTGCCCGAGAAATCTTATCCTACGAGCGCCAAAATACTTACAACCTCCAGAAGATTATTATTGAGCCTGTAACCAAGTTATATCAGGTTGACATCAAACAAGCCGAATCGAAAAAACGAGACTTTGAGGAAGAAAGCAAGGATTATTACGCATACGTATCGCGCTATCTGGGACAGCGACAGGATTCAGTTAAGGCTAAGAAACTTGCGGAAGCCGATTCTAAGTACCAAAACAAACGGCGCAACTTCGAACTAAAACGATTCGACTATTCAAGTTTCATGCAAGATCTCCACGGCGGTCGCAAGGAACAAGAGGTTCTATCCCAGCTTACGAAATTTGCCGACTATCAAACACGGGGTTTCATGGCAACTGCAAAGAAGATCGAGGTCCTTCTTCCACAGCTAGAGGCTCTGTCTAACGAGGTTCAAGAAGCCGATAAGGAGTACCAGTATCAACGACGTGAGCGCGAGGAGAAGAGACGGCTTCTCGAGAAGAGTAACACGCCTTATAAGGAACCGGACCAAGGTAGCACTGCTAGCAACATGCCTATTTCCTCTGCCAGTAATGGTAATACGGGCAACACATCGGATTCTGATCTAGGCCGTGCCGACAGCACAGGATCCCAGTTGAATACTGGAACAGTGGGTATTCCATCCGGTGTCGAGTTGTCTAGGTCTCCTGGCAGCCTTGGCCAGTCATCCGTTGGAAGCCCAGTAGCGGTTTCCAAGTTTAAGGGCATCCGGGATCTCGAAGAGCGAGACAACGGGCCATCTGTTGTCACCCACCGTAAAGAAGGACTTTTGTGGGCGCTCAACAGACCTGGAGGACATGTCGACCCGCGAAACCTGAATAAACAAGGCTGGCATAA GTTCTGGATTGTACTGGACCAAGGCAAACTATCTGAATACAGCAACTGGAAGCAGAGGCTTGATCTTCATATGGACCCCATAGATCTTCGCATGGCATCCGTCAGAGAAGCTCGCAATGCGGAACGCCGGTTTTGTTTTGAAGTAATCACTCCCAGTTTCAAGAGGGTATACCAGGCAACATCTGAAGAAGACATGAACAGCTGGATTATGCACATTAATAATGCTTTGCAGAGCGCGATGGAGGGCCGCAGTTACCAGGGAAAGCCAACATCATCAAACGGTGATTCCTCTATGAGGAGGGACATTGGCTCTGTCCTTACAGGAAAGACACAATCTCTGAGCCATGGTAACCATCACAGTACTTCTAACAGTGGTATACCAAGTCGAAGGATAACAGTTGGCGCACGACCAAGCGCTATCAGGACATCCAGCTCAGGCTATGACGAAAACCCCGATCGAGTGCTTCAAATGGTCAGAGACAATGATCAAGGCAACATGTGGTGCGCCGACTGCGGCTCTGGTTCCAAGGTTGAATGGGTGTCCATCAACTTGGGCATCATCCTTTGCATCGAATGCAGTGGCATCCACCGGTCGCTTGGTACTCACATCAGCAAGGTGCGGTCTCTAACGCTGGACATAAAGTCTTTCACTATTGATATTGTCGAGCTTCTACTGTTGATTGGGAACCGAGTATCAAACATGATTTGGGAGGCAAAGCTTGATCAGTCGCTGAGACCGACAGGCCAGGCCAGTCGTGAACAGCGTCTTCGATTTATCACATCAAAATACGTGGACAGAGCATTTGTTGAACCCATTTCGCCAACTTTGTCGCGATATGGCACGGCAGATGAGACCTTGCTGGCTGGCATTAAGAAGAACGAGATACAGCAGGTGCTCTATGCGCTGGCGCTCAAGGCGAACCCAAATACAGTTGATAAGATGAGAGGTACGCATGCTGTATGGCTTGCTCTGGCTGCAGCAGACCCGGCAGCACCGTCACCAACACCGCCGCACACAGCATCCGACTCGGAGGCGAAAGCCGTACCATTTCCAGTAGCCGAGTTGTTGGTTCAGAACGGGGCTGAAATTCCTGGAACAATGCCAGCATTCCCCCTAGGCCGTTACGCGCAGCTCTACGTAGAGCAGAAGCGTGGGCGTACGCTCGTAGGAGGGGGATCAAGCGATGCAGTGCCCTCGCTGCCTGCTAACATGAGCCCAGCGGAGAAACTTCAGCGCGAGAAAGAAGCTCGACTTCAGAAGCGAGTTAGTACAGGAGGCAGGCTGGCCAGAACTGCGATCCCCGAGAGATAG